A genomic region of Streptomyces rimosus contains the following coding sequences:
- a CDS encoding DUF5998 family protein — MAKTGTTTQGLRAAIERSGYYPALVAEAVQAAVGGEPVVSYLVHQETTFDANEVRRHVTVLVLTGTRFIVSHTDEQSADDTSPSPYATTSTESVKLGRISSVVLSRVVANPESYTPGRLPREVVLTIGWGAVARLDLEPATCGDPNCEADHGYTGSSTADDLSLRVSEAGDGPDTVRQTLAFAQALSEATAATTR; from the coding sequence ATGGCTAAGACCGGTACGACGACCCAAGGGCTGCGCGCGGCGATCGAGCGCAGCGGCTATTACCCGGCCCTGGTGGCCGAGGCGGTGCAGGCCGCGGTCGGCGGCGAGCCGGTGGTGTCGTACTTGGTCCACCAGGAGACGACCTTCGACGCCAACGAGGTCCGCCGCCACGTCACGGTCCTGGTCCTGACGGGCACCCGCTTCATCGTCAGCCACACCGACGAGCAGTCCGCCGACGACACCTCTCCCTCGCCGTACGCCACCACCTCGACCGAGTCGGTCAAGCTGGGCCGGATCTCGTCCGTCGTGCTCAGCCGGGTGGTCGCCAACCCCGAGTCGTACACCCCGGGCCGGCTGCCCCGCGAGGTCGTGCTGACCATCGGCTGGGGCGCCGTCGCCCGTCTGGACCTGGAGCCCGCCACCTGCGGCGACCCCAACTGCGAGGCGGACCACGGCTACACCGGCTCCTCGACCGCCGACGACCTGTCGCTGCGGGTCAGCGAGGCGGGCGACGGCCCGGACACCGTCCGGCAGACCCTCGCGTTCGCCCAGGCCCTGTCCGAGGCCACCGCGGCCACCACCCGCTGA
- a CDS encoding bifunctional acetate--CoA ligase family protein/GNAT family N-acetyltransferase → MHSTSDSASVYPAHWEADVVLRDGGTARIRPIAPDDAERLVSFYEQVSDESKYYRFFAPYPRLSDRDVHRFTHHDYVDRVGLAATVGGEFIATVRYDRIDERGRPAKEPGDDQAEVAFLVQDAHQGRGVASALLEHIAAVARERGIRRFAAEVLPANTKMIKVFTDAGYTQQRTFEDGVVRLEFDLEPTEQSMAVMRGREQRAEARSVQRLLAPGSVAVVGTGRAPGGVGRSVLRNLRDSGFTGRVYAVNHAFPEGGTRLDPEGVPGHRSVAEIPEPVDLAVLAVPAAQVPGVVRDCGEHGVRGLVILSSGYAESGPEGRERQRALLRQARSYGMRLIGPNAFGLINTAPEVRLNASLAPQMPGAGRIGLFTQSGAIGIALLSGLHRRGPGDGSIAGISTFLSAGNRADLSGNDLLQYWYDDPATDVAILYLESIGDPRKFMRLARRTSAVKPVVVAKGARHTGTAPLGHTVPTVRIPDSTVSALMRQAGVIRVDTVTEMADAGLLLASQPLPGGPRVAILGNSEALALLTYDACLTEGLRPLRPHVLAPAATPADFCTALSAALANGLCDAVVVTAIPWVGEEGVASPGEGADLAAALREATASAVPAKPVTVVHLAMDALADALAAPPPAAAPTAPAEAQQPPSGTPDGPPPAPLIPVYPAAERAVRSLAQAVRYAKWRRDSADPGRVPEYEDIEETAAGEDIDRLLDELARHADITRSVPLPADDAHALLARYGIHVRPAHPAPDPDTAVRAAARLGYPVALKTTAPHLRHRPDLGGVRLDLPGEAELRRAYAELTDFLGKPAELRPVVQSMVPRGVDTVIRAAIDPAAGAVLSFGLAGAPSQLLGDTAHRLIPATDRDVAEQIRSIRTAPLLFGWRGSQPVDTAALEDLLLRVSRLVDDHPEVVGVDLEPVVVAPHGLAVLDATVRLARPPATTDLGPRRMPAY, encoded by the coding sequence ATGCACAGCACGTCGGACAGCGCCAGCGTCTACCCGGCCCACTGGGAAGCCGATGTCGTGCTGCGCGACGGCGGCACCGCCCGTATCCGCCCCATCGCCCCCGACGACGCCGAGCGCCTGGTCTCCTTCTACGAACAGGTCTCGGACGAGTCGAAGTACTACCGCTTCTTCGCGCCCTACCCGCGCCTGTCCGACCGCGACGTGCACCGCTTCACCCACCACGACTACGTGGACCGGGTCGGCCTGGCCGCCACCGTCGGCGGCGAGTTCATCGCCACCGTCCGCTACGACCGCATCGACGAGCGTGGCCGCCCCGCCAAGGAGCCCGGCGACGACCAGGCCGAGGTCGCCTTCCTGGTGCAGGACGCCCACCAGGGCCGCGGCGTGGCCTCCGCGCTCCTGGAGCACATCGCCGCGGTCGCCCGCGAGCGCGGCATCCGCCGGTTCGCCGCCGAGGTGCTGCCCGCCAACACCAAAATGATCAAGGTTTTCACGGACGCCGGGTACACCCAGCAGCGCACCTTCGAAGACGGTGTGGTGCGCCTGGAGTTCGACCTGGAGCCCACCGAGCAGTCCATGGCCGTCATGCGCGGCCGCGAGCAGCGCGCCGAGGCCCGCTCCGTACAGCGCCTCCTCGCGCCCGGCTCGGTCGCCGTCGTCGGCACCGGCCGCGCCCCCGGCGGCGTCGGCCGCTCCGTCCTGCGCAACCTCCGCGACTCCGGCTTCACGGGCCGGGTCTACGCGGTCAACCACGCCTTCCCCGAGGGCGGCACCCGCCTCGACCCCGAGGGCGTGCCCGGCCACCGCTCGGTGGCCGAGATCCCCGAGCCCGTCGATCTCGCGGTGCTCGCGGTGCCCGCCGCCCAGGTCCCCGGCGTGGTCCGGGACTGCGGCGAGCACGGCGTGCGCGGCCTGGTGATCCTCTCCTCCGGGTACGCCGAGTCCGGGCCCGAGGGCCGCGAGCGGCAGCGCGCCCTGCTGCGCCAGGCCCGCTCGTACGGCATGCGCCTGATCGGCCCGAACGCCTTCGGCCTGATCAACACCGCCCCCGAGGTCCGGCTGAACGCCTCGCTCGCCCCGCAGATGCCCGGCGCCGGGCGCATCGGCCTGTTCACCCAGTCCGGCGCCATCGGCATCGCCCTCCTCAGCGGCCTGCACCGGCGCGGCCCCGGCGACGGCTCGATCGCCGGCATCTCCACCTTCCTGTCCGCCGGCAACCGCGCCGACCTCTCCGGCAACGACCTGCTCCAGTACTGGTACGACGACCCGGCCACCGACGTCGCGATCCTCTACCTGGAGTCGATCGGCGACCCCCGCAAGTTCATGCGCCTGGCCCGCCGGACCTCCGCCGTCAAGCCCGTCGTCGTCGCCAAGGGCGCCCGCCACACCGGCACCGCCCCGCTCGGCCACACCGTCCCCACGGTCCGCATCCCCGACAGCACGGTCTCCGCCCTGATGCGCCAGGCCGGCGTGATCCGCGTGGACACCGTCACGGAGATGGCCGACGCCGGGCTGCTGCTGGCCTCCCAGCCGCTGCCGGGCGGCCCCCGCGTCGCCATCCTCGGCAACTCCGAAGCGCTCGCCCTGCTGACGTACGACGCCTGCCTCACCGAAGGTCTGCGCCCGCTGCGCCCCCACGTCCTCGCCCCCGCGGCCACCCCGGCGGACTTCTGCACGGCCCTGTCCGCCGCCCTGGCCAACGGCCTCTGCGACGCCGTCGTCGTCACGGCCATCCCCTGGGTGGGGGAGGAAGGCGTCGCCTCCCCGGGCGAGGGCGCCGACCTCGCCGCCGCGCTCCGCGAGGCCACCGCGTCGGCGGTGCCCGCCAAGCCGGTCACCGTCGTCCACCTGGCCATGGACGCCCTCGCCGACGCGCTCGCCGCCCCGCCACCGGCCGCCGCCCCGACGGCCCCCGCGGAAGCCCAGCAGCCCCCGTCCGGCACGCCCGACGGCCCCCCGCCCGCCCCGCTCATACCGGTCTATCCGGCCGCCGAGCGCGCCGTCCGCTCGCTCGCCCAGGCCGTGCGGTACGCCAAGTGGCGCCGGGACTCTGCCGACCCGGGCCGCGTCCCGGAGTACGAGGACATCGAGGAGACCGCCGCGGGCGAAGACATCGACCGGCTCCTCGACGAGCTCGCGCGGCACGCCGACATCACCCGCTCCGTCCCGCTCCCCGCCGACGACGCCCACGCCCTCCTGGCCCGCTACGGCATCCACGTACGCCCCGCCCACCCGGCCCCCGACCCCGACACCGCCGTACGCGCCGCCGCCCGCCTGGGCTACCCCGTCGCCCTGAAGACCACCGCACCCCATCTGCGCCACCGCCCCGACCTCGGCGGCGTCCGCCTCGACCTGCCCGGCGAGGCCGAGCTGCGCCGCGCCTACGCGGAGCTGACCGACTTCCTCGGCAAACCGGCGGAGCTGCGCCCGGTCGTCCAGTCGATGGTGCCGCGCGGCGTCGACACGGTCATCCGCGCCGCCATCGACCCGGCCGCCGGCGCCGTCCTCTCCTTCGGCCTGGCCGGCGCCCCCTCGCAGCTCCTCGGCGACACCGCGCACCGCCTCATCCCGGCCACCGACCGCGACGTCGCCGAGCAGATACGCTCCATCCGCACCGCGCCCCTGCTGTTCGGCTGGCGTGGCAGCCAGCCGGTGGACACCGCGGCGCTGGAGGACCTGCTGCTGCGGGTCTCCCGGCTGGTCGACGACCACCCCGAGGTCGTCGGCGTCGACCTGGAGCCGGTCGTCGTCGCACCCCACGGCCTCGCCGTCCTGGACGCCACGGTCCGCCTGGCCCGCCCGCCGGCCACCACCGACCTGGGCCCCCGCCGCATGCCCGCCTACTGA
- a CDS encoding HPr family phosphocarrier protein: protein MAERRVNVGWAEGLHARPASIFVRAATASGVPVTIAKADGNPVNAASMLAVLGLGAQGGEEIVLASDAEGADAALDRLAKLVAEGLEELPETV, encoded by the coding sequence ATGGCTGAGCGCCGCGTCAATGTCGGTTGGGCCGAGGGTCTGCACGCCCGCCCCGCCTCGATCTTCGTTCGTGCTGCCACCGCCTCCGGGGTTCCGGTGACGATCGCCAAGGCCGACGGCAACCCGGTCAACGCGGCCTCCATGCTGGCCGTGCTGGGCCTGGGCGCCCAGGGCGGCGAGGAGATCGTGCTGGCCTCCGACGCCGAGGGCGCCGACGCCGCGCTCGACCGTCTCGCCAAGCTGGTCGCCGAGGGCCTCGAGGAGCTCCCGGAGACCGTCTGA
- a CDS encoding GntR family transcriptional regulator → MRGHISAHAVCTAIRDDIVSGVLPPGSRLIEELLAGRYGVSRVPVREALRTLESEGFVTIRHHAGACVAALTEREAADLLDIRGLLEPLGAARAAARRTAAHLKVLRGIVRLGRERARHGQRAELRQLDGWFHETLAQASGSASLAALLTQLRRKIEWMYAVEPPAREERSWEEYGAVLDAVGRGDAERARALMAAHVERSRGAYTLRADVPGPAVRNPKQPVNTVSERN, encoded by the coding sequence ATGCGAGGCCATATTTCCGCGCACGCGGTGTGCACGGCGATCCGGGACGACATCGTATCCGGCGTCCTCCCGCCGGGCAGCCGGCTGATCGAGGAACTGCTGGCCGGCCGGTACGGCGTCTCCCGCGTCCCCGTGCGCGAGGCGCTGCGCACGCTGGAGTCCGAGGGTTTCGTCACCATCCGGCACCACGCGGGCGCCTGCGTGGCCGCGCTCACGGAGCGCGAGGCGGCCGACCTCCTGGACATCCGCGGCCTGCTGGAGCCGCTGGGCGCGGCCCGCGCCGCCGCCCGCCGCACCGCCGCGCACCTGAAGGTGCTGCGCGGCATCGTCCGGCTGGGCCGGGAGCGCGCCCGGCACGGCCAGCGCGCCGAGCTGCGCCAACTGGACGGCTGGTTCCACGAGACGCTCGCCCAGGCGTCCGGCAGCGCGAGCCTGGCGGCGCTCCTCACCCAGCTCCGGCGCAAGATCGAGTGGATGTACGCGGTCGAGCCCCCGGCCCGCGAGGAGCGCTCCTGGGAGGAGTACGGCGCGGTGCTGGACGCGGTGGGCCGGGGCGACGCGGAGCGGGCGCGCGCCCTGATGGCGGCGCATGTCGAGCGGTCGCGCGGGGCGTACACGCTGCGGGCCGACGTGCCGGGCCCGGCCGTGAGGAACCCGAAACAGCCCGTCAACACGGTGAGCGAACGGAATTAA
- a CDS encoding M23 family metallopeptidase — protein MAFTRGTGKHRGPSRSARATRNLAGIATLAASGVVATVASPALAAGNPDEANTHDTGFHQAVVLGDELAEQIEAQADAQQEAADAAAAQAKAEAEARQQAAEAKRKAEAEAKKQREAEERAAREAERKRLLTYVAPVDGSYVSTSYKASSGLWSSGSHTGIDFHADSGTTVHAVGSGTVVEAGWGGAYGNNVVIKMNDGTYTQYGHLSSISVSVGQTVTPGQQIALSGNTGNTTGPHLHFEARTSAEYGSDMDPVAYLRSHGVNV, from the coding sequence ATGGCGTTCACCCGTGGCACCGGGAAGCACCGTGGTCCGAGCCGCAGCGCTCGGGCGACCCGCAATCTGGCCGGCATAGCCACGCTCGCCGCCTCCGGCGTCGTCGCCACCGTCGCCTCCCCGGCACTGGCGGCGGGCAACCCGGACGAGGCGAACACCCACGACACCGGCTTCCACCAGGCCGTCGTCCTCGGTGACGAGCTCGCCGAGCAGATCGAGGCGCAGGCCGACGCGCAGCAGGAGGCCGCCGACGCGGCCGCCGCGCAGGCCAAGGCCGAGGCGGAGGCGCGCCAGCAGGCCGCGGAGGCCAAGCGCAAGGCCGAGGCCGAGGCCAAGAAGCAGCGGGAGGCCGAGGAGCGCGCCGCCCGCGAGGCCGAGCGCAAGCGCCTGCTGACGTACGTCGCCCCCGTCGACGGCTCCTACGTCTCCACCAGCTACAAGGCGTCCAGCGGCCTGTGGTCCTCCGGCAGCCACACCGGCATCGACTTCCACGCCGACTCCGGGACCACCGTCCACGCCGTGGGCTCCGGCACCGTCGTCGAGGCCGGCTGGGGCGGCGCGTACGGGAACAACGTCGTCATCAAGATGAACGACGGCACCTACACCCAGTACGGCCACCTGTCGTCCATCAGCGTCTCGGTCGGCCAGACCGTCACGCCGGGCCAGCAGATCGCCCTGTCGGGCAACACCGGCAACACCACCGGGCCGCACCTGCACTTCGAGGCCCGCACCTCGGCCGAGTATGGCTCCGACATGGACCCGGTCGCCTACCTGCGCTCGCACGGCGTCAACGTCTGA
- a CDS encoding M16 family metallopeptidase, whose protein sequence is MTFHPQPAGGEPKPWAFPAPERAQLPNGLTVLRSHRPGQQVVAVEIDIVAPLEAEPEGLDGVATIMARALSEGTDKHDAEQFAAELERCGATLDSHADHPGVRVSLEVPASRLDKALGLLADALRAPAFPDSEVERLVRNRLDEIPHELANPARRAAMALSKELFPADSRMSRPRQGTEETVSRIDAAAVRAFYEAHVRPATATAVIVGDFTGVDVDAALAESLGTWTGSPAEPVKASPISADDTGRVVIVDRPGAVQTQLLIGRIGPDRHDRVWPAQVLGTYCLGGTLTSRLDRVLREEKGYTYGVRAFGQVLRSSADGDGAAMLAISGSVDTASTGPALEDLWKVLRTLAAEGLTDEERDVAVQNLVGVAPLKYETAAAVAGTLADQVEQQLPDDYQAQLYVRLARTGTVEATAAAVNAFPVDRLVTVLVGDAAEIEEPVKALGIGEVTVVKG, encoded by the coding sequence ATGACCTTCCATCCGCAGCCGGCCGGCGGCGAGCCCAAGCCGTGGGCGTTCCCCGCCCCCGAGCGGGCGCAGCTGCCCAACGGCCTGACGGTCCTGCGCAGCCACCGCCCCGGCCAGCAGGTCGTCGCCGTCGAGATCGACATCGTCGCGCCCCTGGAGGCCGAGCCCGAGGGCCTGGACGGCGTCGCCACGATCATGGCGCGGGCCCTGTCCGAGGGCACCGACAAGCACGACGCCGAGCAGTTCGCCGCCGAGCTGGAGCGCTGCGGCGCCACCCTGGACTCGCACGCCGACCACCCCGGCGTCCGTGTCTCCCTGGAGGTCCCGGCCTCCCGGCTGGACAAGGCGCTCGGCCTGCTCGCCGACGCCCTGCGCGCCCCGGCCTTCCCGGACAGCGAGGTCGAGCGCCTGGTGCGCAACCGCCTCGACGAGATCCCGCACGAGCTGGCCAACCCGGCCCGGCGCGCCGCGATGGCCCTGTCCAAGGAGCTGTTCCCGGCCGACTCGCGGATGTCCCGGCCGCGCCAGGGCACCGAGGAGACCGTCTCCCGTATCGACGCGGCGGCCGTCCGCGCCTTCTACGAGGCCCACGTCCGCCCCGCCACGGCCACCGCCGTCATCGTCGGCGACTTCACAGGCGTCGACGTGGACGCGGCCCTGGCGGAGAGCCTCGGCACGTGGACGGGTTCGCCCGCCGAGCCGGTCAAGGCCAGCCCGATCTCGGCCGACGACACCGGCCGCGTGGTGATCGTCGACCGCCCCGGCGCCGTACAGACCCAGCTGCTCATCGGCCGCATCGGCCCGGACCGGCACGACCGCGTCTGGCCCGCGCAGGTCCTCGGAACGTACTGCCTCGGCGGCACCCTCACCTCCCGCCTGGACCGGGTGCTGCGCGAGGAGAAGGGCTACACCTACGGGGTGCGCGCCTTCGGCCAGGTGCTGCGCTCCTCGGCCGACGGCGACGGCGCCGCGATGCTCGCCATCAGCGGCTCGGTGGACACCGCCTCCACCGGTCCGGCGCTGGAGGACCTGTGGAAGGTGCTGCGCACCCTCGCGGCGGAGGGCCTGACGGACGAGGAGCGGGACGTGGCCGTCCAGAACCTGGTCGGTGTCGCGCCCCTGAAGTACGAGACCGCCGCGGCGGTCGCCGGCACCCTCGCCGACCAGGTCGAGCAGCAGCTCCCGGACGACTACCAGGCGCAGCTGTACGTCCGGCTGGCGCGGACCGGCACGGTCGAGGCGACCGCCGCGGCCGTCAACGCCTTCCCGGTGGACCGGCTGGTGACCGTCCTGGTGGGCGACGCGGCCGAGATCGAGGAGCCCGTCAAGGCGCTCGGCATCGGCGAGGTGACGGTGGTCAAGGGCTGA
- a CDS encoding M16 family metallopeptidase, producing the protein MGHTATEQAGSGGLTATEHRLANGLRVVLSEDHLTPVAAVCLWYDVGSRHEVKGRTGLAHLFEHLMFQGSAQVTGNGHFELVQGAGGSLNGTTSFERTNYFETMPAHQLELALWLEADRMGSLLTALDEESLENQRDVVKNERRQRYDNVPYGTAFEKLTAMAYPEGHPYHHTPIGSMADLDAASLEDARAFFRTYYAPNNAVLSVVGDIDPEQTLAWVEKYFGSIPGHEGKQPPRDGSLPDVIGEELREVVEEDVPSRALMAAYRLPQDGTREADAADLALTVLGGGESSRLYNRLVRRDRTAVAAGFGLLRLAGAPSLGWLDVKTSGGVEVPEIESAVDEELARFAEEGPSPEEMERAQAQLEREWLDRLATAAGRADELCRYAVLFGDPQLALTAVRRVLDITPQEVQEVAKARLRPDNRAVLVYEPTEPTAAEDNDEEAAQ; encoded by the coding sequence ATGGGTCACACGGCCACAGAACAAGCCGGCTCCGGCGGCCTGACAGCGACCGAGCACCGGCTGGCCAACGGCCTGCGCGTGGTGCTCTCCGAAGATCATTTGACCCCGGTCGCCGCGGTCTGCCTCTGGTACGACGTCGGCTCCCGCCACGAGGTCAAGGGCCGCACCGGTCTGGCCCACCTCTTCGAGCACCTGATGTTCCAGGGATCCGCCCAGGTCACCGGCAACGGCCACTTCGAACTGGTCCAGGGCGCCGGCGGCTCCCTGAACGGCACGACCAGCTTCGAGCGCACCAACTACTTCGAGACCATGCCCGCCCACCAGCTGGAGCTCGCGCTGTGGCTGGAGGCCGACCGCATGGGCTCCCTGCTGACGGCGCTGGACGAGGAGTCCCTGGAGAACCAGCGCGACGTCGTCAAGAACGAGCGCCGCCAGCGCTACGACAACGTCCCCTACGGCACGGCCTTCGAGAAGCTGACGGCCATGGCGTACCCGGAGGGCCACCCGTACCACCACACGCCCATCGGTTCGATGGCCGACCTGGACGCCGCCTCCCTGGAGGACGCGCGGGCCTTCTTCCGTACGTACTACGCGCCCAACAACGCGGTCCTCTCGGTCGTCGGCGACATCGACCCCGAGCAGACCCTCGCCTGGGTGGAGAAGTACTTCGGCTCCATCCCCGGCCACGAGGGCAAGCAGCCGCCCCGCGACGGCTCCCTCCCGGACGTCATCGGCGAGGAGCTGCGCGAGGTCGTCGAGGAGGACGTCCCCTCCCGCGCCCTGATGGCCGCCTACCGCCTCCCACAGGACGGCACCCGCGAGGCCGACGCCGCCGATCTGGCGCTGACGGTGCTCGGCGGCGGCGAGTCCTCGCGCCTGTACAACCGGCTGGTGCGCCGCGACCGTACGGCCGTGGCCGCGGGCTTCGGCCTGCTGCGGCTGGCCGGCGCCCCCTCGCTCGGCTGGCTGGACGTGAAGACCTCCGGCGGCGTCGAGGTGCCGGAGATCGAGAGCGCCGTGGACGAGGAGCTGGCCCGCTTCGCCGAGGAGGGCCCGAGCCCCGAGGAGATGGAGCGCGCGCAGGCCCAGTTGGAGCGGGAGTGGCTGGACCGGCTCGCCACGGCCGCCGGGCGCGCCGACGAACTGTGCCGTTACGCGGTCCTGTTCGGCGACCCGCAGCTCGCCCTGACCGCCGTACGGCGCGTCCTGGACATCACCCCGCAGGAGGTGCAGGAGGTCGCCAAGGCCCGGCTGCGCCCCGACAACCGCGCGGTGCTCGTGTACGAGCCGACCGAGCCGACCGCCGCCGAGGACAACGACGAGGAGGCGGCCCAGTGA
- a CDS encoding DNA gyrase/topoisomerase IV subunit A: MARRSTKTPPPDDFEERILDIDVVDEMQGSFLEYAYSVIYSRALPDARDGLKPVHRRILYQMNEMGLRPERSYVKCARVVGEVMGKLHPHGDASIYDALVRMAQPFSMRLPLVDGHGNFGSLGNDDPPAAMRYTECKMASATSLMTESIDEDTVDFAPNYDGQEQEPVALPAAYPNLLVNGASGIAVGMATNMPPHNLGEVIAAARHLIKHPNADLETLMRFVPGPDLPTGGRIVGLGGIRDAYETGRGTFKIRATVSIENVTARRKGLVVTELPFAVGPEKVISKIKDLVGAKKLQGIADVKDLTDREHGLRLVIEIKNGFNPEAVLEQLYKLTAMEESFGINNVALVDGQPLTLGLKELLEVYVDHRFDVVRRRSEFRRGKKRDRLHLVEGLLTALVDIDEVIRLIRSSENSAQAKERLIDRFGLSDVQTQYILDTPLRRLTKFDRIELESERDTLKADIEKLTKILDSDAELRKLVSNELASVAKKYGTDRRTVLLESAGAPVAAVPLEVADDPCRVLLSSTGLLARTANGEVSFDAEARRVKHDVIVSAVPATTRGEVGAVTSAGRLLRLQVVDLPQLPDTVAAPNLSGGAPVAEFLSLQEGEELICLMTLDESSPGLALGTQQGIVKRVVPDYPSHKEELEVITLKDGDRIVGAAELRTGEEDLVFITNEAQLLRYPAGQVRPQGRPAGGMTGIKLGPDAKVIFFSAVDPAADAMVFTVSGSHGTLDDSVSTAKLTPFDQYPRKGRATGGVRCQRFLKGEDCLSLAWAGATPVRAADAKGSPVPLPDPDPRRDGSGVPLQKPVAALAGPV, translated from the coding sequence ATGGCCCGCCGTAGCACGAAGACCCCGCCGCCGGACGACTTCGAGGAGAGGATCCTCGACATCGACGTCGTCGACGAGATGCAGGGCTCCTTCCTTGAGTACGCGTACTCGGTCATCTACTCCCGCGCCCTCCCGGACGCCCGCGACGGCCTCAAGCCCGTGCACCGCCGCATCCTCTACCAGATGAACGAGATGGGGCTGCGCCCCGAACGCAGCTACGTCAAGTGCGCCCGCGTCGTCGGCGAGGTGATGGGTAAGCTCCACCCGCACGGCGACGCCTCCATCTACGACGCCCTGGTGCGGATGGCGCAGCCCTTCTCCATGCGGCTGCCCCTGGTCGACGGCCACGGCAACTTCGGCTCGCTCGGCAACGACGACCCGCCCGCCGCCATGCGGTACACCGAGTGCAAGATGGCCTCGGCCACCTCCCTGATGACGGAGTCCATCGACGAGGACACGGTCGACTTCGCGCCGAACTACGACGGCCAGGAGCAGGAGCCCGTCGCCCTCCCGGCGGCCTACCCGAACCTGCTGGTCAACGGCGCGTCCGGAATCGCCGTCGGCATGGCGACGAACATGCCGCCGCACAACCTCGGCGAGGTGATCGCCGCCGCCCGCCACCTGATCAAGCACCCGAACGCGGACCTCGAAACGCTGATGCGGTTCGTGCCGGGCCCCGACCTGCCGACCGGCGGCCGGATCGTGGGCCTGGGCGGCATCCGGGACGCGTACGAGACCGGCCGCGGCACCTTCAAGATCCGCGCCACCGTCTCGATCGAGAACGTCACCGCCCGCCGCAAGGGCCTGGTCGTCACCGAACTGCCGTTCGCAGTGGGCCCCGAGAAGGTCATCTCCAAGATCAAGGACCTGGTGGGCGCGAAGAAGCTCCAGGGCATCGCGGACGTGAAGGACCTCACCGACCGCGAGCACGGCCTGCGCCTGGTCATCGAGATCAAGAACGGCTTCAACCCGGAAGCCGTCCTGGAGCAGCTGTACAAGCTCACGGCCATGGAGGAGTCCTTCGGCATCAACAACGTCGCGCTGGTCGACGGCCAGCCGCTGACGCTGGGCCTGAAGGAGCTGCTGGAGGTCTACGTCGACCACCGCTTCGACGTGGTGCGCCGCCGCAGCGAGTTCCGGCGCGGCAAGAAGCGCGACCGCCTCCACCTGGTCGAGGGCCTGCTGACGGCCCTGGTCGACATCGACGAGGTCATCCGCCTGATCCGCTCCAGCGAGAACAGCGCGCAGGCCAAGGAGCGGCTGATCGACCGCTTCGGCCTCAGCGACGTCCAGACGCAGTACATCCTCGACACCCCGCTGCGCCGGCTGACCAAGTTCGACCGCATCGAGCTGGAGTCCGAGCGCGACACCCTCAAGGCCGACATCGAGAAGCTGACGAAGATCCTCGACTCGGACGCCGAGCTGCGCAAGCTGGTCTCGAACGAGCTGGCCTCGGTGGCCAAGAAGTACGGCACGGACCGGCGCACGGTCCTGCTGGAGTCGGCGGGCGCCCCGGTGGCGGCGGTGCCGCTGGAGGTCGCCGACGACCCGTGCCGGGTGCTGCTGTCCTCGACGGGGCTGCTGGCCCGTACGGCCAACGGCGAGGTGAGCTTCGACGCGGAGGCCAGGCGCGTCAAGCACGACGTGATCGTCTCGGCGGTGCCGGCCACCACCCGCGGCGAGGTGGGCGCGGTGACGTCCGCCGGCCGGCTGCTGCGCCTCCAGGTGGTCGACCTGCCGCAGCTGCCGGACACCGTCGCGGCGCCGAACCTCTCCGGCGGCGCGCCGGTCGCGGAATTCCTCTCCCTCCAGGAGGGCGAGGAGCTGATCTGCCTGATGACGCTCGACGAGTCCTCGCCGGGCCTGGCGCTCGGCACCCAGCAGGGCATCGTCAAGCGCGTGGTGCCGGACTATCCCTCCCACAAGGAGGAGTTGGAGGTCATCACCCTCAAGGACGGCGACCGCATCGTGGGCGCCGCGGAGCTGCGCACGGGCGAGGAGGACCTGGTCTTCATCACCAACGAGGCGCAGCTGCTGCGCTATCCGGCGGGGCAGGTGCGGCCGCAGGGCCGGCCGGCCGGCGGCATGACGGGCATCAAGCTGGGCCCGGACGCGAAGGTGATCTTCTTCTCGGCCGTCGACCCGGCCGCCGACGCCATGGTCTTCACGGTCTCCGGCTCGCACGGCACGCTCGACGACTCGGTCTCGACGGCCAAGCTCACCCCCTTCGACCAGTACCCGCGCAAGGGCCGGGCGACCGGCGGCGTGCGCTGCCAGCGGTTCCTGAAGGGCGAGGACTGCCTGTCGCTGGCCTGGGCCGGCGCCACACCGGTACGGGCCGCGGACGCCAAGGGCTCCCCGGTCCCCCTGCCGGACCCGGACCCGCGGCGCGACGGCTCGGGCGTACCGCTGCAGAAGCCGGTCGCGGCGCTGGCGGGGCCGGTGTAG